The proteins below come from a single Podarcis muralis chromosome 8, rPodMur119.hap1.1, whole genome shotgun sequence genomic window:
- the CSPP1 gene encoding centrosome and spindle pole-associated protein 1 isoform X6 codes for MMPEDLDQFLEEQKAKLAQDKAKLDNDPPYMEMQNKSAEKLSETSKMLIAMAKENIPPNSQQTSIHDYGLSLPLGEEYENKKHKLKEELRQDYRRYLSQDRLRLERNKEYNQYLREREDWNERLRRVGKKHAEHDTDTNKKGIAVTRSQPAFHTPALQPPIRDEEFFKKDACTSTDAFEELSDKRQSVDQHHKPKNDGHGDTLLHKQLDEVLNISNRKHQRLDSKPETFSRRHHRFDEGHDPEIDDEMDPRFRYESDYDKKPLRVFHAQRFQGTNDQAQAAAGSVPYATGLIIGGQDRELIQRRKEQYRRELMEQIAEQQRNKRREKELELPVAASGVVDPEKKLSEEKPNRLKELGLTPRISEERIPPERPRPAFQTPTPGPTSISAPPISPVNEEFHRGLSTTLGEMLAPRIAPLPPPPPPPPILIDNYRTPYDDAYYYYGARNPLDPSLAYYGPGVTGMQPSSAPPPVDTVHRPPPMTASKIGARIANDRPKGLGMFPEEKPKTSKEATLAYQQELQQQIREREERRRQEKEEKERYEAKLEAEMRTYNPWGKGGGGAPLRDKKGNLITDLNMMHKQNEDAYHNPEARVYEDKRAIVSVDLSLASPRLENTDESSNKIAGFTYTQTSPFARGNIFGETPTPEQLRRQESYKNFLRFQIEEKRKREEDEREKRRLEEEREEKRLAEQRAKIQREYDEEIERKRRREEEQRLKNEELYRLAEERRKEGERKRAEEEERLDKQLQQNSENERQISRQPSPLIPSPQNKAVVKEERALLVESRMSYYTHDVPRVPSPPVPARRNQLRAYEEKKNVISELSEMRKQLRSEERRLQEELLKVHSDDDDMPAKGRRKDKYNMDVFEMARLRMQAPVRRPSSKDVADPINVQNIREFNELKYKESDTRVETRYMYPDPPTTNDALDIQQQALLREQNKKLKKLRKNAEATLDFDEPVPGFKPRDRGMVRDDVSNSLLESDSAFIGTDGEAFPILEDHDFNVNSPPPPPVSARERRREKKMDAGALGPTPPLQTDNDSLHSNSSLNIDQLKARNEERLRRLNELQKKAIHIADDVPLGNADDRRPSSVDTVATEPWLRPGTSETLRRFMAEQSSQAKLSSEMNLPFNWQGLSTAHG; via the exons GACAGGTTaagacttgaaagaaacaaagaatACAATCAGTATCTCAGGGAAAGAGAAGACTGGAATGAAAGGTTAAGAAGAGTAGGGAAGAAGCACGCAGAG CATGacacagacacaaacaaaaaAGGCATTGCTGTCACCAGATCCCAGCCAGCATTCCATACCCCAGCATTACAGCCACCAATAAGAGATGAAGAATTCTTCAAGAAAGATGCTTGCACTTCTACAGATGCCTTTGAAGAGCTGTCAGACAAGAGACAATCAGTAGATCAACACCACAAACCAAAGAATGACGGACATGGGGACACCCTGTTGCACAAACAACTTGATGAAGTATTGAACATTTCCAACAGAAAGCACCAAAGACTGGATAGCAAACCTGAGACCTTTTCTAGAAGGCATCACAGGTTTGATGAAGGTCATGATCCTGAAATAGACGATGAAATGGACCCTAGATTTCGATATGAAAGCGACTATGACAAAAAGCCACTGAGGGTCTTTCATGCTCAAAG ATTCCAAGGCACTAATGATCAAGCACAAGCTGCTGCTGGCAGTGTCCCATATGCAACAGGACTAATCattg GTGGTCAAGACAGAGAGCTTATCCAGAGAAGAAAAGAGCAATATAGGCGAGAACTGATGGAACAAATTGCAGAGCAACAAAGAAATAAGAGACG TGAAAAAGAGCTTGAGCTCCCAGTTGCTGCATCTGGAGTTGTAGACCCTGAGAAGAAG CTAAGTGAAGAAAAG CCTAACCGACTGAAAGAACTGGGATTAACACCACGGATATCTGAGGAGAGAATACCACCAGAAAGACCAAGACCGGCATTTCAAACTCCTACCCCTGGACCTACCTCCATATCTGCACCTCCTATCTCACCTGTGAATGAAGAGTTCCACAGAGGGTTGTCCACTActcttggagaaatgttggctccCAG GATTGCACCGTTACCgcctcctccacctccaccaccaATTCTGATTGATAACTACAGAACTCCATATGACGACGCATACTACTACTATGGTGCCAGGAACCCTTTGGACCCCAGCCTTGCATACT ATGGGCCAGGTGTAACAGGGATGCAGCCTTCTTCTGCACCTCCACCTGTAGATACTGTTCACAGACCTCCTCCTATGACTGC aagtaaaATTGGAGCAAGAATTGCAAATGACAGGCCAAAAGGTCTGGGTATGTTTCCCGAAGAAAAACCAAAGACCTCAAAAGAGGCTACTTTAGCTTATCAGCAAGAATTACAACAACAG ATAAGGGAAAGAGAAGAACGTCGCAGgcaagagaaggaagaaaaggaacgGTATGAGGCCAAATTAGAAGCTGAAATGAGAACGTACAATCCTTGGGGCAAAGGAGGTGGTGGTGCTCCTCTCAGAGATAAAAAAGGAAACCTCATAA cTGACTTGAATATGATGCACAAGCAAAATGAAGATGCATATCATAATCCAGAGGCACGAGTATATGAAGATAAAAGGGCTATAGTATCTGTTGACCTAAGTTTGGCCTCCCCAAGACTTGAGAATACAGATGAATCTTCAAATAAAATAGCAG gtttcACATATACACAAACATCCCCATTTGCTCGTGGTAACATTTTTGGTGAaacaccaacaccagagcagcTTAGGCGGCAAGAATCGTACAAGAACTTTCTTCGTTTCCAG ATTGAGGAGAAAAGAAAACGAGAAGAGGACGAGCGTGAAAAACGAAGActtgaagaagaaagggaagaaaaaaggCTAGCTGAGCAGAGGGCTAAAATACAGAGAGAATATGACGAGGAAATAGAGAGGAAACGAAGGAGAGAAGAAGAG CAAAGATTAAAAAATGAAGAACTGTATCGATTagctgaagaaagaagaaaagagggagagagaaaaagggcgGAAGAGGAAGAAAGGCTGGATAAACAGCTCCAGCAGAATAGTGAAAATGAAAGACAG ATTTCTAGACAACCGTCTCCTCTCATTCCATCTCCTCAGAACAAAGCTGTCGTAAAAGAAGAAAGGGCTCTTTTAGTGGAGAGCCGTATGTCTTATTATACACAT GATGTTCCCAGAGTCCCATCTCCTCCAGTTCCAGCTAGAAGAAACCAGCTACGTGCCTATG aagaaaagaagaatgtAATAAGTGAGCTGTCAGAGATGAGGAAGCAGCTTCGCAGTGAGGAGCGGCGACTCCAGGAAGAGTTGTTGAAAGTCCACAGTGATGACGATGACATGCCAGCGAAAGG CAGGAGGAAAGATAAATATAACATGGATGTATTTGAGATGGCTAGGCTTCGTATGCAAGCTCCAGTCAGACGACCGTCATCTAAAGATGTCGCTGATCCTATCAACGTGCAGAATATCCGGGAGTTTAATGAACTTAAATACAAAG AGTCAGACACACGGGTAGAAACACGATATATGTATCCTGATCCTCCCACGACTAATGACGCCCTGGACATTCAGCAGCAAGCATTGCTAAGAGAGCAGAACAAGAAACTTAAAAAACTGAGGAAAAATGCAGAAG CCACCCTAGATTTTGATGAACCTGTGCCTGGCTTTAAACCGAGAGACAGAGGAATG GTCAGAGACGATGTGTCAAACTCACTTTTAGAGTCTGATAGTGCTTTTATTG GTACAGATGGTGAGGCCTTTCCTATTTTAGAAGACCATGACTTCAATGTGAATTCACCTCCACCACCGCCAGTATCTGCAAGGGAAAGGAGGCGAGAAAAGAAAATG GATGCTGGCGCCCTTGGGCCGACTCCACCACTGCAGACTGACAACGACTCTCTGCACTCAAACTCTAGTCTTAATATAGATCAGCTGAAAGCCAGAAATGAAGAGCGATTGCGAAGGCTGAATGAGCTGCAAAAGAAGGCCATTCATATAG CTGATGATGTTCCACTGGGAAACGCCGATGACAGAAGACCCAGCTCTGTGGACACAGTGGCAACTGAACCGTGGCTGAGACCTGGGACATCAGAAACCCTTAGAAGATTTATGGCTGAGCAGTCAAGTCAAGCTAAGCTTTCTTCTGAGATGAACTTACCGTTCAATTGGCAGGGGCTGTCCACAGCCCATGGCTGA
- the CSPP1 gene encoding centrosome and spindle pole-associated protein 1 isoform X11, whose protein sequence is MMPEDLDQFLEEQKAKLAQDKAKLDNDPPYMEMQNKSAEKLSETSKMLIAMAKENIPPNSQQTSIHDYGLSLPLGEEYENKKHKLKEELRQDYRRYLSQDRLRLERNKEYNQYLREREDWNERLRRVGKKHAEHDTDTNKKGIAVTRSQPAFHTPALQPPIRDEEFFKKDACTSTDAFEELSDKRQSVDQHHKPKNDGHGDTLLHKQLDEVLNISNRKHQRLDSKPETFSRRHHRFDEGHDPEIDDEMDPRFRYESDYDKKPLRVFHAQRFQGTNDQAQAAAGSVPYATGLIIGGQDRELIQRRKEQYRRELMEQIAEQQRNKRREKELELPVAASGVVDPEKKPNRLKELGLTPRISEERIPPERPRPAFQTPTPGPTSISAPPISPVNEEFHRGLSTTLGEMLAPRIAPLPPPPPPPPILIDNYRTPYDDAYYYYGARNPLDPSLAYYGPGVTGMQPSSAPPPVDTVHRPPPMTASKIGARIANDRPKGLGMFPEEKPKTSKEATLAYQQELQQQIREREERRRQEKEEKERYEAKLEAEMRTYNPWGKGGGGAPLRDKKGNLITDLNMMHKQNEDAYHNPEARVYEDKRAIVSVDLSLASPRLENTDESSNKIAGFTYTQTSPFARGNIFGETPTPEQLRRQESYKNFLRFQIEEKRKREEDEREKRRLEEEREEKRLAEQRAKIQREYDEEIERKRRREEEQRLKNEELYRLAEERRKEGERKRAEEEERLDKQLQQNSENERQISRQPSPLIPSPQNKAVVKEERALLVESRMSYYTHDVPRVPSPPVPARRNQLRAYEEKKNVISELSEMRKQLRSEERRLQEELLKVHSDDDDMPAKGRRKDKYNMDVFEMARLRMQAPVRRPSSKDVADPINVQNIREFNELKYKESDTRVETRYMYPDPPTTNDALDIQQQALLREQNKKLKKLRKNAEATLDFDEPVPGFKPRDRGMVRDDVSNSLLESDSAFIGTDGEAFPILEDHDFNVNSPPPPPVSARERRREKKMDAGALGPTPPLQTDNDSLHSNSSLNIDQLKARNEERLRRLNELQKKAIHIADDVPLGNADDRRPSSVDTVATEPWLRPGTSETLRRFMAEQSSQAKLSSEMNLPFNWQGLSTAHG, encoded by the exons GACAGGTTaagacttgaaagaaacaaagaatACAATCAGTATCTCAGGGAAAGAGAAGACTGGAATGAAAGGTTAAGAAGAGTAGGGAAGAAGCACGCAGAG CATGacacagacacaaacaaaaaAGGCATTGCTGTCACCAGATCCCAGCCAGCATTCCATACCCCAGCATTACAGCCACCAATAAGAGATGAAGAATTCTTCAAGAAAGATGCTTGCACTTCTACAGATGCCTTTGAAGAGCTGTCAGACAAGAGACAATCAGTAGATCAACACCACAAACCAAAGAATGACGGACATGGGGACACCCTGTTGCACAAACAACTTGATGAAGTATTGAACATTTCCAACAGAAAGCACCAAAGACTGGATAGCAAACCTGAGACCTTTTCTAGAAGGCATCACAGGTTTGATGAAGGTCATGATCCTGAAATAGACGATGAAATGGACCCTAGATTTCGATATGAAAGCGACTATGACAAAAAGCCACTGAGGGTCTTTCATGCTCAAAG ATTCCAAGGCACTAATGATCAAGCACAAGCTGCTGCTGGCAGTGTCCCATATGCAACAGGACTAATCattg GTGGTCAAGACAGAGAGCTTATCCAGAGAAGAAAAGAGCAATATAGGCGAGAACTGATGGAACAAATTGCAGAGCAACAAAGAAATAAGAGACG TGAAAAAGAGCTTGAGCTCCCAGTTGCTGCATCTGGAGTTGTAGACCCTGAGAAGAAG CCTAACCGACTGAAAGAACTGGGATTAACACCACGGATATCTGAGGAGAGAATACCACCAGAAAGACCAAGACCGGCATTTCAAACTCCTACCCCTGGACCTACCTCCATATCTGCACCTCCTATCTCACCTGTGAATGAAGAGTTCCACAGAGGGTTGTCCACTActcttggagaaatgttggctccCAG GATTGCACCGTTACCgcctcctccacctccaccaccaATTCTGATTGATAACTACAGAACTCCATATGACGACGCATACTACTACTATGGTGCCAGGAACCCTTTGGACCCCAGCCTTGCATACT ATGGGCCAGGTGTAACAGGGATGCAGCCTTCTTCTGCACCTCCACCTGTAGATACTGTTCACAGACCTCCTCCTATGACTGC aagtaaaATTGGAGCAAGAATTGCAAATGACAGGCCAAAAGGTCTGGGTATGTTTCCCGAAGAAAAACCAAAGACCTCAAAAGAGGCTACTTTAGCTTATCAGCAAGAATTACAACAACAG ATAAGGGAAAGAGAAGAACGTCGCAGgcaagagaaggaagaaaaggaacgGTATGAGGCCAAATTAGAAGCTGAAATGAGAACGTACAATCCTTGGGGCAAAGGAGGTGGTGGTGCTCCTCTCAGAGATAAAAAAGGAAACCTCATAA cTGACTTGAATATGATGCACAAGCAAAATGAAGATGCATATCATAATCCAGAGGCACGAGTATATGAAGATAAAAGGGCTATAGTATCTGTTGACCTAAGTTTGGCCTCCCCAAGACTTGAGAATACAGATGAATCTTCAAATAAAATAGCAG gtttcACATATACACAAACATCCCCATTTGCTCGTGGTAACATTTTTGGTGAaacaccaacaccagagcagcTTAGGCGGCAAGAATCGTACAAGAACTTTCTTCGTTTCCAG ATTGAGGAGAAAAGAAAACGAGAAGAGGACGAGCGTGAAAAACGAAGActtgaagaagaaagggaagaaaaaaggCTAGCTGAGCAGAGGGCTAAAATACAGAGAGAATATGACGAGGAAATAGAGAGGAAACGAAGGAGAGAAGAAGAG CAAAGATTAAAAAATGAAGAACTGTATCGATTagctgaagaaagaagaaaagagggagagagaaaaagggcgGAAGAGGAAGAAAGGCTGGATAAACAGCTCCAGCAGAATAGTGAAAATGAAAGACAG ATTTCTAGACAACCGTCTCCTCTCATTCCATCTCCTCAGAACAAAGCTGTCGTAAAAGAAGAAAGGGCTCTTTTAGTGGAGAGCCGTATGTCTTATTATACACAT GATGTTCCCAGAGTCCCATCTCCTCCAGTTCCAGCTAGAAGAAACCAGCTACGTGCCTATG aagaaaagaagaatgtAATAAGTGAGCTGTCAGAGATGAGGAAGCAGCTTCGCAGTGAGGAGCGGCGACTCCAGGAAGAGTTGTTGAAAGTCCACAGTGATGACGATGACATGCCAGCGAAAGG CAGGAGGAAAGATAAATATAACATGGATGTATTTGAGATGGCTAGGCTTCGTATGCAAGCTCCAGTCAGACGACCGTCATCTAAAGATGTCGCTGATCCTATCAACGTGCAGAATATCCGGGAGTTTAATGAACTTAAATACAAAG AGTCAGACACACGGGTAGAAACACGATATATGTATCCTGATCCTCCCACGACTAATGACGCCCTGGACATTCAGCAGCAAGCATTGCTAAGAGAGCAGAACAAGAAACTTAAAAAACTGAGGAAAAATGCAGAAG CCACCCTAGATTTTGATGAACCTGTGCCTGGCTTTAAACCGAGAGACAGAGGAATG GTCAGAGACGATGTGTCAAACTCACTTTTAGAGTCTGATAGTGCTTTTATTG GTACAGATGGTGAGGCCTTTCCTATTTTAGAAGACCATGACTTCAATGTGAATTCACCTCCACCACCGCCAGTATCTGCAAGGGAAAGGAGGCGAGAAAAGAAAATG GATGCTGGCGCCCTTGGGCCGACTCCACCACTGCAGACTGACAACGACTCTCTGCACTCAAACTCTAGTCTTAATATAGATCAGCTGAAAGCCAGAAATGAAGAGCGATTGCGAAGGCTGAATGAGCTGCAAAAGAAGGCCATTCATATAG CTGATGATGTTCCACTGGGAAACGCCGATGACAGAAGACCCAGCTCTGTGGACACAGTGGCAACTGAACCGTGGCTGAGACCTGGGACATCAGAAACCCTTAGAAGATTTATGGCTGAGCAGTCAAGTCAAGCTAAGCTTTCTTCTGAGATGAACTTACCGTTCAATTGGCAGGGGCTGTCCACAGCCCATGGCTGA
- the CSPP1 gene encoding centrosome and spindle pole-associated protein 1 isoform X8, translating into MMPEDLDQFLEEQKAKLAQDKAKLDNDPPYMEMQNKSAEKLSETSKMLIAMAKENIPPNSQQTSIHDYGLSLPLGEEYENKKHKLKEELRQDYRRYLSQHDTDTNKKGIAVTRSQPAFHTPALQPPIRDEEFFKKDACTSTDAFEELSDKRQSVDQHHKPKNDGHGDTLLHKQLDEVLNISNRKHQRLDSKPETFSRRHHRFDEGHDPEIDDEMDPRFRYESDYDKKPLRVFHAQRFQGTNDQAQAAAGSVPYATGLIIGGQDRELIQRRKEQYRRELMEQIAEQQRNKRREKELELPVAASGVVDPEKKLSEEKPNRLKELGLTPRISEERIPPERPRPAFQTPTPGPTSISAPPISPVNEEFHRGLSTTLGEMLAPRIAPLPPPPPPPPILIDNYRTPYDDAYYYYGARNPLDPSLAYYGPGVTGMQPSSAPPPVDTVHRPPPMTASKIGARIANDRPKGLGMFPEEKPKTSKEATLAYQQELQQQIREREERRRQEKEEKERYEAKLEAEMRTYNPWGKGGGGAPLRDKKGNLITDLNMMHKQNEDAYHNPEARVYEDKRAIVSVDLSLASPRLENTDESSNKIAGFTYTQTSPFARGNIFGETPTPEQLRRQESYKNFLRFQIEEKRKREEDEREKRRLEEEREEKRLAEQRAKIQREYDEEIERKRRREEEQRLKNEELYRLAEERRKEGERKRAEEEERLDKQLQQNSENERQISRQPSPLIPSPQNKAVVKEERALLVESRMSYYTHDVPRVPSPPVPARRNQLRAYEEKKNVISELSEMRKQLRSEERRLQEELLKVHSDDDDMPAKGRRKDKYNMDVFEMARLRMQAPVRRPSSKDVADPINVQNIREFNELKYKESDTRVETRYMYPDPPTTNDALDIQQQALLREQNKKLKKLRKNAEATLDFDEPVPGFKPRDRGMVRDDVSNSLLESDSAFIGTDGEAFPILEDHDFNVNSPPPPPVSARERRREKKMDAGALGPTPPLQTDNDSLHSNSSLNIDQLKARNEERLRRLNELQKKAIHIADDVPLGNADDRRPSSVDTVATEPWLRPGTSETLRRFMAEQSSQAKLSSEMNLPFNWQGLSTAHG; encoded by the exons CATGacacagacacaaacaaaaaAGGCATTGCTGTCACCAGATCCCAGCCAGCATTCCATACCCCAGCATTACAGCCACCAATAAGAGATGAAGAATTCTTCAAGAAAGATGCTTGCACTTCTACAGATGCCTTTGAAGAGCTGTCAGACAAGAGACAATCAGTAGATCAACACCACAAACCAAAGAATGACGGACATGGGGACACCCTGTTGCACAAACAACTTGATGAAGTATTGAACATTTCCAACAGAAAGCACCAAAGACTGGATAGCAAACCTGAGACCTTTTCTAGAAGGCATCACAGGTTTGATGAAGGTCATGATCCTGAAATAGACGATGAAATGGACCCTAGATTTCGATATGAAAGCGACTATGACAAAAAGCCACTGAGGGTCTTTCATGCTCAAAG ATTCCAAGGCACTAATGATCAAGCACAAGCTGCTGCTGGCAGTGTCCCATATGCAACAGGACTAATCattg GTGGTCAAGACAGAGAGCTTATCCAGAGAAGAAAAGAGCAATATAGGCGAGAACTGATGGAACAAATTGCAGAGCAACAAAGAAATAAGAGACG TGAAAAAGAGCTTGAGCTCCCAGTTGCTGCATCTGGAGTTGTAGACCCTGAGAAGAAG CTAAGTGAAGAAAAG CCTAACCGACTGAAAGAACTGGGATTAACACCACGGATATCTGAGGAGAGAATACCACCAGAAAGACCAAGACCGGCATTTCAAACTCCTACCCCTGGACCTACCTCCATATCTGCACCTCCTATCTCACCTGTGAATGAAGAGTTCCACAGAGGGTTGTCCACTActcttggagaaatgttggctccCAG GATTGCACCGTTACCgcctcctccacctccaccaccaATTCTGATTGATAACTACAGAACTCCATATGACGACGCATACTACTACTATGGTGCCAGGAACCCTTTGGACCCCAGCCTTGCATACT ATGGGCCAGGTGTAACAGGGATGCAGCCTTCTTCTGCACCTCCACCTGTAGATACTGTTCACAGACCTCCTCCTATGACTGC aagtaaaATTGGAGCAAGAATTGCAAATGACAGGCCAAAAGGTCTGGGTATGTTTCCCGAAGAAAAACCAAAGACCTCAAAAGAGGCTACTTTAGCTTATCAGCAAGAATTACAACAACAG ATAAGGGAAAGAGAAGAACGTCGCAGgcaagagaaggaagaaaaggaacgGTATGAGGCCAAATTAGAAGCTGAAATGAGAACGTACAATCCTTGGGGCAAAGGAGGTGGTGGTGCTCCTCTCAGAGATAAAAAAGGAAACCTCATAA cTGACTTGAATATGATGCACAAGCAAAATGAAGATGCATATCATAATCCAGAGGCACGAGTATATGAAGATAAAAGGGCTATAGTATCTGTTGACCTAAGTTTGGCCTCCCCAAGACTTGAGAATACAGATGAATCTTCAAATAAAATAGCAG gtttcACATATACACAAACATCCCCATTTGCTCGTGGTAACATTTTTGGTGAaacaccaacaccagagcagcTTAGGCGGCAAGAATCGTACAAGAACTTTCTTCGTTTCCAG ATTGAGGAGAAAAGAAAACGAGAAGAGGACGAGCGTGAAAAACGAAGActtgaagaagaaagggaagaaaaaaggCTAGCTGAGCAGAGGGCTAAAATACAGAGAGAATATGACGAGGAAATAGAGAGGAAACGAAGGAGAGAAGAAGAG CAAAGATTAAAAAATGAAGAACTGTATCGATTagctgaagaaagaagaaaagagggagagagaaaaagggcgGAAGAGGAAGAAAGGCTGGATAAACAGCTCCAGCAGAATAGTGAAAATGAAAGACAG ATTTCTAGACAACCGTCTCCTCTCATTCCATCTCCTCAGAACAAAGCTGTCGTAAAAGAAGAAAGGGCTCTTTTAGTGGAGAGCCGTATGTCTTATTATACACAT GATGTTCCCAGAGTCCCATCTCCTCCAGTTCCAGCTAGAAGAAACCAGCTACGTGCCTATG aagaaaagaagaatgtAATAAGTGAGCTGTCAGAGATGAGGAAGCAGCTTCGCAGTGAGGAGCGGCGACTCCAGGAAGAGTTGTTGAAAGTCCACAGTGATGACGATGACATGCCAGCGAAAGG CAGGAGGAAAGATAAATATAACATGGATGTATTTGAGATGGCTAGGCTTCGTATGCAAGCTCCAGTCAGACGACCGTCATCTAAAGATGTCGCTGATCCTATCAACGTGCAGAATATCCGGGAGTTTAATGAACTTAAATACAAAG AGTCAGACACACGGGTAGAAACACGATATATGTATCCTGATCCTCCCACGACTAATGACGCCCTGGACATTCAGCAGCAAGCATTGCTAAGAGAGCAGAACAAGAAACTTAAAAAACTGAGGAAAAATGCAGAAG CCACCCTAGATTTTGATGAACCTGTGCCTGGCTTTAAACCGAGAGACAGAGGAATG GTCAGAGACGATGTGTCAAACTCACTTTTAGAGTCTGATAGTGCTTTTATTG GTACAGATGGTGAGGCCTTTCCTATTTTAGAAGACCATGACTTCAATGTGAATTCACCTCCACCACCGCCAGTATCTGCAAGGGAAAGGAGGCGAGAAAAGAAAATG GATGCTGGCGCCCTTGGGCCGACTCCACCACTGCAGACTGACAACGACTCTCTGCACTCAAACTCTAGTCTTAATATAGATCAGCTGAAAGCCAGAAATGAAGAGCGATTGCGAAGGCTGAATGAGCTGCAAAAGAAGGCCATTCATATAG CTGATGATGTTCCACTGGGAAACGCCGATGACAGAAGACCCAGCTCTGTGGACACAGTGGCAACTGAACCGTGGCTGAGACCTGGGACATCAGAAACCCTTAGAAGATTTATGGCTGAGCAGTCAAGTCAAGCTAAGCTTTCTTCTGAGATGAACTTACCGTTCAATTGGCAGGGGCTGTCCACAGCCCATGGCTGA